One stretch of Spirochaeta lutea DNA includes these proteins:
- a CDS encoding chemotaxis protein CheX — protein sequence MRVEYINPFVEAAYSVLTEVLNTEVKRGELYLKSTSMSVLGVAAIVGLAGDVEGRVLFDMTGKTALNVTNAMLGSMGMETIETFNDMGKATITELANMITGQAVTKLHNLGFTFDLTPPALFTGENMEISDQRVEALIVPMETEYGKIEINVAVRER from the coding sequence ATGAGAGTTGAGTATATCAACCCCTTTGTTGAAGCAGCATATAGTGTCCTTACGGAGGTGCTCAATACAGAGGTGAAACGCGGTGAATTGTATTTAAAATCTACCTCAATGTCTGTCCTTGGGGTTGCTGCTATTGTGGGCTTAGCCGGAGATGTAGAAGGTAGGGTTCTGTTTGACATGACCGGTAAAACCGCACTGAATGTTACCAACGCAATGTTGGGATCTATGGGAATGGAAACCATTGAAACCTTCAATGATATGGGTAAAGCAACTATCACCGAACTAGCCAATATGATTACCGGGCAGGCGGTAACAAAGCTGCATAATCTCGGCTTTACCTTTGACCTAACACCGCCGGCCCTGTTTACCGGTGAGAATATGGAGATCTCCGATCAACGGGTAGAAGCACTTATTGTTCCAATGGAAACGGAGTACGGAAAAATCGAAATTAATGTGGCCGTCAGAGAACGGTAG
- a CDS encoding response regulator, translating to MRTKGDFPNINERQAEGVKLDGTPYRVLVVDDSMFVTKQIQQILTSEGFEIIGVAVNGEEGVEKYKELHPNVDLVTMDITMPKMDGVTALEKIIDFDKEATVVMISALGKQDLVKQSLMLGAKNYIVKPLDRKKVLERIVNSLKR from the coding sequence ATGAGAACAAAGGGTGATTTTCCAAACATTAACGAGCGGCAAGCAGAAGGGGTGAAACTCGACGGTACTCCGTACCGAGTATTGGTTGTCGATGATTCGATGTTTGTTACTAAACAAATTCAGCAAATACTAACGTCTGAAGGCTTTGAAATTATTGGTGTTGCAGTTAACGGTGAAGAGGGGGTCGAAAAGTATAAAGAGCTTCACCCTAACGTAGATCTTGTTACTATGGATATAACAATGCCGAAAATGGACGGTGTTACTGCATTAGAGAAGATTATAGATTTTGATAAAGAGGCTACCGTTGTCATGATTAGCGCCCTCGGTAAACAAGATTTAGTAAAACAATCCCTAATGCTTGGGGCAAAGAACTATATTGTCAAACCGCTGGATCGGAAAAAGGTTCTTGAACGAATTGTTAATTCCTTAAAGAGATAA